Proteins encoded by one window of Nicotiana tabacum cultivar K326 chromosome 10, ASM71507v2, whole genome shotgun sequence:
- the LOC107818462 gene encoding external alternative NAD(P)H-ubiquinone oxidoreductase B3, mitochondrial-like has translation MSGYSFFQRASRAFNDYPHLPKVLVLFTVSGGGLGAVCHTAYADAGQNDAKKKKVVVLGTGWAGTSFLKNLKDPSYSVQVVSPRNYFAFTPLLPSVTCGTVEARSIVEPIRNIVKKKKFDADFKEAECYKIDTVNKKVHCKTTQQSHFGGGTEEFTVDYDYLVIAMGARANTFNTPGVVENAHFLKEVEDAQRIRRNVIDCFERASIPSISEEERRRILHFVVVGGGPAGVEFAAELHDFVKEDLAKLYPSLKQYARITLLEAGDHILNMFDKRITAFAEEKFARDGIQLKTGSMVVKVSDREISTKERSTGQTVTIPYGMCVWSTGIGTRPVIMDFMKQIGQTNRRVLATDEWLRVEGCSDIYALGDCATINQRKVMEDIGIIFSKADKDNSGTLRAEDFKEVIHDICERYPQVDLYLKKRQLNNFNALLKSSEEDAEINIEKFKSLLAEVDSQMKNLPATAQVAAQQGSYLANCFNRMEICEANPEGPLRFRGTGRHRFHPFRYRHLGQFAPLGGEQTAAQLPGDWVSIGHSTQWLWYSVYASKLVSWRTRVLVVSDWIRRFTFGRDSSRI, from the exons ATGAGTGGGTACAGTTTCTTTCAGAGAGCCTCCAGAGCTTTCAATGACTACCCTCATCTCCCTAAAGTTCTTGTTCTTTTCACTGTTAG TGGTGGAGGACTAGGTGCAGTATGTCATACTGCATATGCTGATGCAGGTCAAAATGATGCTAAGAAGAAGAAAGTAGTAGTGCTTGGAACAGGCTGGGCCGGAACAAGTTTCCTTAAGAATTTGAAAGACCCTTCGTATTCTGTTCAGGTCGTGTCTCCTCGCAACTATTTTGCCTTCACTCCTCTGTTACCTAGTGTCACCTGTGGCACAGTTGAAGCAAGAAGCATTGTAGAACCAATTCGCAATATTGTCAAAAAG AAAAAGTTTGATGCTGATTTCAAGGAAGCTGAATGTTACAAGATTGACACAGTAAACAAGAAAGTTCACTGTAAAACAACCCAACAAAGTCATTTCGGAGGTGGCACAGAAGAGTTTACCGTAGATTATGACTATCTGGTGATCGCTATGGGAGCTCGAGCAAATACTTTCAACACCCCTGGTGTTGTAGAGAATGCACACTTTCTGAAG GAAGTAGAAGATGCTCAAAGAATTCGTAGGAATGTGATAGATTGTTTTGAGAGGGCAAGCATTCCCAGCATAAGTGAAGAGGAGAGAAGGAGAATTCTTCACTTTGTGGTTGTTGGAGGTGGTCCAGCGGGCGTGGAGTTTGCTGCTGAGCTTCATGATTTTGTGAAAGAGGATCTCGCCAAGTTGTATCCTTCCCTTAAACAGTACGCGAGGATAACACTCCTTGAGGCTGGGGATCATATACTTAACAT GTTTGACAAAAGAATTACAGCTTTTGCTGAGGAAAAATTTGCGAGAGATGGTATTCAGCTGAAAACTGGGTCAATGGTGGTGAAAGTAAGTGATCGCGAAATATCAACCAAAGAGAGAAGCACTGGCCAAACTGTTACTATACCATATGGAATGTGTGTCTGGTCTACTGGTATTGGAACTCGCCCTGTCATTATGGATTTCATGAAGCAAATTGGTCAG ACAAATAGGAGAGTCTTAGCAACGGATGAATGGCTCCGAGTTGAAGGGTGCAGTGATATTTATGCTCTAGGTGATTGTGCCACAATAAACCAACGCAAAGTCATG GAAGATATTGGAATCATATTTAGCAAGGCAGACAAGGATAATTCTGGAACCCTGAGAGCAGAAGATTTTAAAGAAGTGATCCATGACATATGTGAGAGGTATCCTCAAGTGGATCTTTATCTGAAGAAAAGGCAGCTGAACAACTTTAATGCTTTACTAAAGAGTTCAGAAGAAGATGCTGAAATTAACATTGAAAAGTTCAAGTCACTACTTGCTGAAGTAGACTCCCAGATGAAAAATCTTCCTGCTACAGCACAG GTTGCTGCTCAACAAGGTAGTTACCTTGCTAACTGTTTCAATCGCATGGAAATATGTGAAGCTAATCCAGAAGGACCACTAAGATTCCGAGGAACGGGCCGCCATCGCTTCCATCCTTTTAG GTATAGGCATTTGGGGCAGTTTGCACCATTGGGTGGGGAACAGACTGCAGCTCAACTCCCTGGAGACTGGGTTTCAATAGGTCACAGTACCCAGTGGCTCTGGTATTCAGTATATGCTAG CAAGCTAGTCAGCTGGCGTACAAGGGTGCTAGTGGTATCTGATTGGATAAGGCGTTTCACATTTGGGAGGGACTCTAGCAGAATCTGA
- the LOC107818470 gene encoding uncharacterized protein LOC107818470, which translates to MVAAAFNGRAKLTTLTFLCHSCFNRLNYSVAVGLHSSAKGIRAFNTLHRCRNFFLNNCIESIPVGVLFNWPSFIPSIFSGSFQSISTQASPAEFVDEVLTEVLSVMANSQSSGEELCAAYIDKFCNDRNLSAATKLLQTLHDKNILLPPIAYNRFFKAAGEENDIGLLCQSFKDLLVSCKSLNSSTYLIFAQAFIRENDVACLLSFVREISELIFPSTATVMNRIIFSFAECGQIDKALLIFDQMKSLKSKPDVVTYNTILGILGRCGRTDEMLKEFVAMKEDSLIPDIVSYNTVITGLRKVGRLESCLVFFKEMCERGIKPDLRTYNALIDSFGKCGNIEESLRFFNELKLRGFRPSIHVYRSLISNLKKMGKLELAVAFSNEMKESVSNHHGPNHIQRKNK; encoded by the exons ATGGTAGCAGCTGCTTTCAATGGCAGAGCAAAGCTGACCACTTTAACTTTCTTATGCCATTCTTGTTTCAATCGATTGAACTATAGTGTCGCTGTTGGGTTACACTCCTCTGCTAAAGGAATTCGGGCATTCAACACACTACATCGGTGCAGAAATTTCTTTCTTAAC AATTGTATTGAATCCATCCCAGTTGGAGTCCTCTTCAATTGGCCGTCTTTTATTCCTAGTATCTTTTCCGGCAGCTTCCAATCGATCTCAACCCAAGCATCCCCTGCTGAATTTGTTGATGAAGTGTTGACGGAAGTCCTCTCGGTTATGGCTAATTCTCAAAGTTCAGGAGAGGAACTCTGTGCTGCTTACATTGATAAGTTTTGCAATGACAGAAATCTATCAGCAGCCACTAAGCTATTGCAGACGTTGCATGATAAAAATATCCTCCTTCCCCCTATTGCATACAATCGCTTTTTTAAAGCTGCAGGCGAGGAAAATGATATTGGCCTTCTATGTCAGAGTTTCAAGGATCTGTTAGTATCTTGCAAATCTCTGAATTCATCTACATATCTTATCTTTGCTCAGGCTTTTATCAGGGAAAATGATGTTGCCTGCTTACTAAGCTTTGTCCGGGAGATTTCCGAGTTGATTTTTCCAAGTACTGCTACAGTTATGAATAGGATCATCTTTTCCTTTGCCGAATGTGGACAGATTGATAAGGCCTTGCTGATCTTTGATCAAATGAAGAGTTTGAAATCTAAACCTGATGTGGTTACATATAACACCATTTTGGGAATATTAGGCCGGTGTGGTAGAACAGATGAAATGCTTAAAGAGTTTGTGGCCATGAAAGAGGATAGTCTAATTCCTGATATTGTTTCTTATAACACCGTAATTACTGGACTGCGGAAGGTAGGCAGGCTTGAGTCATGCTTAGTATTTTTCAAGGAGATGTGTGAGAGAGGAATTAAACCAGATTTGCGGACTTATAATGCTTTGATTGACAGCTTTGGAAAATGTGGTAATATTGAGGAATCACTGAGATTTTTTAATGAGTTGAAGCTCAGGGGATTCCGCCCATCAATTCATGTTTACAGATCACTGATCAGTAATTTAAAGAAGATGGGGAAGTTGGAGTTGGCTGTTGCTTTTTCAAATGAGATGAAGGAATCAGTCTCAAACCATCATGGACCAAACCATATTCAACGGAAAAACAAATAG
- the LOC107818478 gene encoding uncharacterized protein LOC107818478 — MSVLQYPEGINPADVQIWNNAAFDNGDSEDLSSLKRSWSPLKPLLVRPSDSFESDFSSKENQTPLFENSSVNLSSPLPIKPLNPNGALENSRLKPNKLNSKQGFDEMAARKSGKENDFRDEKKIDVEIEEIEMEISRLNSRLEALRIEKAEKDVAKTVEKRGRVVAAKFMEPKQSVIKTEERRTSMSARTKAEQRRGLSLGPSEIFTGTRRRGLSMGPSDILAGTTKARQLGKQEMIITPVQPIQNRRKSCFWKLQEIEEEGKSSSLSPKSRKAAARTMVTTRQAVTTIASKKNSKKDDGFLSSVQPKKLFKDVEKSATANKKPQRPGRVVASRYNQSTTQSSVVRKRSLPENDKDESKRNDKKLSLSVGKTRVSQTESKNLGTESRVKKRWEIPSEIVVHGSTESEKSPLSITVKPDLLPRIRIARCVNETPRDSGPAKRMIELIGKKSFFSSDEDKEPSVCQVLSFAEEGAEEE; from the coding sequence ATGAGTGTATTACAATACCCAGAAGGGATTAACCCAGCAGATGTTCAGATATGGAACAATGCCGCATTTGATAATGGAGATTCTGAAGATTTATCTTCACTGAAACGTTCTTGGTCTCCTCTGAAACCCCTTTTGGTTAGGCCATCAGATTCCTTTGAATCTGATTTTTCAAGTAAGGAAAATCAAACTCCTTTATTTGAGAATTCATCTGTTAATCTCTCATCTCCGTTACCCATAAAGCCACTTAACCCTAATGGAGCTCTGGAAAATTCAAGACTCAAGCCGAACAAGCTCAATTCCAAACAGGGTTTTGATGAGATGGCGGCTAGAAAGAGCGGAAAGGAAAATGATTTCCGTGATGAGAAGAAAATAGATgtggaaattgaagaaattgaGATGGAGATTAGTAGGTTGAATTCAAGATTAGAGGCTTTGAGAATTGAAAAGGCTGAAAAAGATGTTGCTAAGACTGTTGAAAAGCGAGGAAGGGTTGTGGCAGCAAAGTTTATGGAGCCAAAACAAAGTGTTATTAAGACTGAAGAGCGTCGTACATCAATGAGTGCAAGAACAAAGGCGGAGCAGAGAAGGGGCCTTAGTTTAGGACCTTCTGAGATTTTTACTGGAACGCGGCGGCGAGGGTTGAGTATGGGGCCATCAGATATTCTAGCAGGGACAACAAAGGCACGACAATTGGGAAAGCAAGAGATGATTATAACACCTGTTCAGCCAATACAAAACAGGCGAAAGTCGTGTTTTTGGAAGCTTCAAGAGATTGAAGAAGAGGGAAAAAGTTCAAGCCTTAGTCCCAAATCAAGAAAAGCTGCAGCAAGAACAATGGTTACAACGAGGCAGGCAGTTACTACAATTGCATCAAAGAAGAATTCGAAAAAAGATGATGGATTTCTGAGTTCAGTTCAGCCAAAGAAGTTGTTTAAAGATGTCGAAAAGTCTGCTACTGCTAACAAGAAGCCACAGAGGCCGGGGAGGGTTGTGGCTAGTAGGTACAATCAGAGTACAACTCAGTCATCAGTAGTGAGAAAGAGGTCTTTACCTGAGAATGATAAGGATGAGAGTAAGAGAAATGATAAGAAACTATCGTTATCTGTAGGGAAAACGCGTGTATCTCAAACTGAGAGCAAGAATTTGGGTACTGAAAGTAGGGTGAAAAAGAGATGGGAAATTCCTAGTGAGATAGTAGTTCATGGAAGTACAGAGAGTGAGAAATCTCCACTAAGCATTACTGTGAAGCCTGATTTGCTCCCGCGAATTAGGATTGCTCGGTGTGTCAATGAGACTCCTAGGGATTCTGGACCTGCTAAAAGAATGATAGAGTTGATAGGCAAGAAATCGTTTTTCAGTAGTGATGAAGATAAGGAGCCATCAGTCTGTCAAGTTCTAAGTTTTGCAGAGGAAGGTGCTGAAGAGGAATAA
- the LOC107818447 gene encoding uncharacterized protein LOC107818447: protein MVSANYNIKVSFKFFNIWVEHKDFMKIVEEIWQNTSSTNNMKNIWMKLKNLRTVLRKLNNEEFKFIKQKIKKARQDFKSTQEQIQLKNNIDLLAEERKLLQELKNGHLWKRVPYNRKLKQVLDQAWRLKQQITKLTSLDNRKLVDPEEIREEIIKFYKSLMGSAAHVLPAVNKQTMRKGPVIAQQQRIRLCAEVTEKEIYDGLSLIANDKSPGVDGYNAYFFIKVWPLVKTEVIDVVKDFF, encoded by the exons ATGGTATCTGCAAATTATAACATCAAAGTTTCTTTCAAGTTTTTCAATATATGGGTTGAGCATAAAGATTTCATGAAGATTGTAGAAGAAATATGGCAGAACACATCTTCCACAAACAACATGAAAAACATTTGGATGAAATTGAAGAACCTTAGAACAGTCTTGAGGAAACTGAATAATGAAGAGTTTAAGTTCATCAAGCAGAAAATAAAGAAGGCAAGACAGGACTTTAAGAGCACTCAGGAACAAATTCAATTAAAGAATAACATAGACCTACTTGCAGAAGAAAGAAAATTGTTACAGGAGCTgaaaaatggtcatttgtggaagaGAGTGCCTTACAATAGAAAGCTAAAGCAAGTATTGGATCAAGCTTGGAGACTCAAACAACAA ATTACAAAACTTACATCTCTTGATAACAGAAAACTTGTGGATCCAGAGGAAATCAGAGAAGAGATAATCAAGTTCTACAAAAGCTTGATGGGTTCTGCAGCTCATGTATTGCCAGCAGTTAACAAACAAACTATGAGAAAAGGTCCAGTCATTGCTCAGCAACAAAGGATTAGATTATGTGCAGAAGTAACAGAAAAGGAGATATATGATGGGCTATCTTTAATAGCAAATGATAAATCTCCTGGAGTTGATGGGTACAATGCTTACTTCTTCATAAAAGTATGGCCTCTTGTGAAGACAGaagttattgatgttgttaaggATTTCTTCTGA